Proteins encoded in a region of the Rutidosis leptorrhynchoides isolate AG116_Rl617_1_P2 chromosome 9, CSIRO_AGI_Rlap_v1, whole genome shotgun sequence genome:
- the LOC139867668 gene encoding uncharacterized protein — protein MALSIKTTLIICILLLTYIVSAHGDSGGGDPVYSIHKDKSRIHARKLSVLDAVLDYDDAGANPRHDPRRGRGGGGGRNP, from the exons ATGGCTCTGTCTATCAAAACCACCCTTATCATTTGTATTTTACTACTTACGTACATAGTTTCAG CCCATGGAGACAGTGGTGGCGGAGATCCCGTTTACTCTATACATAAG GACAAATCCAGGATACACGCAAGGAAGCTTTCAGTGCTTGATGCGGTGTTAGACTATGACGACGCAGGAGCTAACCCAAGGCACGATCCGAGAAGGGGGAGGGGTGGTGGCGGCGGAAGAAATCCATGA